The Pan troglodytes isolate AG18354 chromosome 1, NHGRI_mPanTro3-v2.0_pri, whole genome shotgun sequence genome includes a region encoding these proteins:
- the LOC129143351 gene encoding PRAME family member 8 — translation MSIRAPPRLLELARQRLLRDQALAISTVEELPRELFPTLFMEAFSRRRCETLKTMVQAWPFTCLPLGSLMKSPHLESLKSVLEGVDVLLTQEVRPRQSKLQVLDLRNVDENFCDILSGAAASFPEAPSQKQTADNCPGTGGQQPFMVFVDLCLKNRTLDECLTHLLEWGKQRKGLLHVCCKELQVFGMPIHSIIEVLNMVELDCIQEVEVCCPWELSILVKFAPYLGQMRNLRKLVLFNIHASACIPPDNKGQFIARFTSQFLKLDYFQNLFMHSVSFLEGHLDQLLRCLQAPLEMVVMTDCLLSESDLKHLSWCPSIRQLKELDLRGVTLTHFSPEPLAGLLEQVVATLQTLDLEDCGIMDSQLSAILPALSRCSQLSTFSFCGNLISMAALENLLRHTVGLSKLSLELYPAPLESYDTQGALCWGRFAELGAELMKTLRDLRQPKIIVFCTVPCPRCGIRASYDLEPSHCLC, via the exons ATGAGCATCAGGGCCCCACCCAGACTCCTGGAGCTGGCAAGGCAGAGGCTGCTGAGGGACCAGGCCTTGGCCATCTCCACCGTGGAGGAGCTGCCCAGGGAGCTCTTCCCCACACTGTTCATGGAAGCCTTCAGCAGGAGACGCTGTGAAACCCTGAAAACGATGGTGCAGGCCTGGCCTTTCACCTGCCTCCCTCTAGGGTCCCTGATGAAGTCGCCTCATCTGGAGTCGTTAAAATCTGTGCTGGAAGGGGTTGATGTGCTGCTGACCCAAGAGGTTCGCCCCAG GCAGTCAAAACTTCAAGTGCTGGACTTGAGGAATGTGGATGAGAACTTCTGCGACATATTGTCTGGAGCTGCTGCATCCTTCCCGGAGGCTCCGAGTCAGAAGCAAACAGCAGATAACTGTCCAGGGACAGGCGGGCAGCAGCCATTCATGGTGTTCGTAGACCTTTGTCTCAAGAACAGGACACTGGATGAATGCCTCACCCACCTCTTAGAGTGGGGCAAGCAGAGAAAAGGCTTACTGCATGTGTGTTGCAAGGAGCTGCAGGTTTTTGGAATGCCCATCCACAGTATCATAGAGGTCCTGAACATGGTGGAGCTTGACTgtatccaggaggtggaagtgtgCTGCCCCTGGGAGCTGTCCATTCTTGTCAAGTTTGCCCCTTACCTGGGCCAGATGAGGAATCTCCGCAAACTTGTTCTCTTCAACATCCATGCATCTGCCTGCATTCCCCCAGACAATAAGGGGCAGTTCATTGCCCGATTCACCTCTCAGTTCCTCAAGCTGGACTATTTCCAGAATCTGTTTATGCACTCTGTCTCTTTCCTCGAAGGCCACCTGGACCAGCTGCTCAG GTGTCTCCAGGCCCCCTTGGAGATGGTCGTTATGACCGACTGCCTGCTGTCAGAGTCGGACTTGAAGCATCTCTCTTGGTGCCCGAGCATCCGTCAATTAAAGGAGCTGGACCTGAGGGGCGTCACACTGACCCATTTCAGCCCTGAGCCCCTCGCAGGTCTGCTGGAGCAAGTTGTGGCCACCCTGCAGACCCTGGACTTAGAGGACTGTGGTATCATGGATTCCCAACTCAGCGCCATCCTGCCTGCCCTGAGCCGCTGCTCCCAGCTCAGCACCTTCAGCTTCTGTGGGAACCTCATCTCCATGGCTGCCCTTGAGAACCTGCTGCGCCACACCGTCGGGCTGAGCAAGCTAAGCCTGGAGCTGTATCCTGCCCCTCTGGAGAGTTATGACACCCAGGGTGCTCTCTGCTGGGGGAGATTTGCTGAACTTGGGGCTGAGCTGATGAAGACACTGAGGGACTTAAGGCAGCCCAAGATCATTGTGTTCTGCACCGTCCCCTGCCCTCGCTGTGGCATCAGGGCCTCCTATGACCTGGAGCCCAGTCACTGCCTCTGTTGA